The following coding sequences lie in one Panicum virgatum strain AP13 chromosome 6N, P.virgatum_v5, whole genome shotgun sequence genomic window:
- the LOC120677245 gene encoding cytochrome b561 and DOMON domain-containing protein At5g47530-like: protein MEMAAAGTAPRRFSASSAIVSLAVVLAAVAACSSFGAEAAAACSSHTFSGNGGGGSRLYASCTDLPRLGAALHYNYTAATNTVSVAFRAPLGEDDGWVAWGINPSGRAGMVGTNAVVAFRRANGTLAAYPTVLDSYAPSMAPAAPGDLAFPVSGVAAEHDAEGKEMVVYATVALPAGKGSKFTHVWQRGSAVVNDVPAAHPTTGDNVLSTATIDFSE from the coding sequence ATGGAGATGGCTGCTGCCGGCACTGCTCCCCGTCGCTTCTCCGCTAGCAGCGCCATCGTCTCCCTCGCCGTCGTCCTCGCAGCCGTCGCCGCCTGCTCGTCGttcggcgcggaggcggccgcggcgtgctCGAGCCACACCTTCTCgggcaacggcggcggtggcagccggCTCTACGCGTCGTGCACGGACCTACCGCGCCTCGGAGCCGCGCTGCACTACAACTACACGGCCGCCACCAACACCGTCTCCGTCGCGTTCCGGGCGCCGCTGGGCGAGGATGACGGGTGGGTGGCGTGGGGGATCAACCCCAGCGGCCGCGCCGGCATGGTCGGCACCAACGCCGTGGTGGCGTTCCGGCGCGCCAACGGCACCCTCGCCGCGTACCCGACCGTGCTCGACAGCTACGCGCCGTCCATGGCGCCCGCCGCGCCAGGGGATCTGGCGTTCCCGGTGTCGGGGGTCGCGGCGGAGCACGATGCGGAGGggaaggagatggtggtgtaCGCCACGGTGGCGCTGCCGGCCGGGAAGGGGAGCAAGTTCACCCACGTGTGGCAGCGGGGGAGCGCGGTCGTGAACGACGTGCCGGCGGCGCACCCCACCACCGGTGATAACGTGCTCTCCACCGCCACCATCGATTTCAGCGAGTGA